One genomic segment of Ferrimonas sp. YFM includes these proteins:
- a CDS encoding alpha/beta hydrolase translates to MTEVVKVNEIEVHLEGEGDETIVMIHGWPDTHRLWDGQVAALKHQFRCARFTLPGYDPAHTRKLYTLEDLVAQIAAIVDKVSPNKPVTLMIHDWGCIWGYQYYLRHQHRVRRIVSVDIGDAGSKDHQLPTKAKLFAFGYQIFLAMAWLIGGTTGDAMTRKMAHWLKAPGDPKSIHSGMTYSYWWKWGRTFRNIPLGNLPLKIECPLLFLYGANKSVSFHSESWEKQMAARPENRIEALPTGHWVMTEQPERFNKTVVEWLSEDRPVSEKSAA, encoded by the coding sequence ATGACTGAGGTAGTTAAGGTAAACGAGATAGAGGTGCATCTGGAAGGGGAGGGCGATGAAACCATAGTGATGATTCACGGCTGGCCCGACACCCACAGGCTCTGGGATGGTCAGGTGGCGGCGCTCAAACATCAGTTTCGTTGCGCCCGCTTTACCCTGCCGGGCTACGACCCGGCCCACACCCGCAAGCTCTATACCCTGGAAGACCTGGTGGCCCAGATTGCCGCCATCGTCGACAAGGTAAGCCCGAACAAGCCGGTGACCCTGATGATCCACGACTGGGGCTGCATCTGGGGCTATCAGTACTACCTGCGCCATCAGCACCGGGTGCGGCGCATCGTATCGGTGGACATTGGGGATGCAGGCTCCAAGGACCATCAGTTGCCCACCAAAGCCAAGTTGTTCGCCTTTGGCTATCAGATCTTCCTGGCCATGGCCTGGCTCATTGGCGGCACCACAGGGGATGCCATGACCCGTAAGATGGCTCATTGGCTGAAGGCGCCCGGCGACCCAAAGTCGATTCATAGCGGCATGACTTATTCATACTGGTGGAAGTGGGGCCGCACCTTTCGCAACATCCCTCTGGGGAACCTTCCGCTCAAAATAGAGTGTCCGCTGCTGTTTCTCTATGGCGCCAACAAATCGGTGAGCTTCCACTCCGAGAGTTGGGAAAAGCAGATGGCCGCCAGACCGGAAAACCGCATCGAGGCGTTGCCCACGGGACACTGGGTGATGACCGAACAGCCTGAGCGCTTTAACAAGACAGTGGTGGAGTGGCTGTCTGAGGACAGGCCGGTGAGCGAAAAAAGCGCGGCCTGA